The Chitinophagaceae bacterium nucleotide sequence GAGAATCTTGATATTATCCCGGCTGATGTAACTGCAAAAGCACATGATGTAATGATTGGTGAAATGCAGGGATCCAAAAAACGTTTGGCAACCATCATCAAACAACTGAAAAATGAATATGATTTCATCTTCATTGATTGCCCTCCGGGGTTAAGTTCACTGGCAGAAAATATTTTCAACGCATCTGATATTGTGTTGATGCCGATTATTCCAACAACACTTTCTGTACGCACTTATCATATGGTAAAAGATTTCTTTAAAGAAAAAAGTATCGACATCAAAAAGATGACCTGCTTTTTTACCATGACTGATCTGCGCCGCAATATGCACAATGAAGTAATGGAAGAATTGTACAAAGACAAACGCTTCTTCAGCAGTTATATTCCTTACCTGAGTGATGTCGAAAAGATGGGCGTTCATAAGGCACCGTTAGAAGAGTTTGCACGCAGCAGTTATGCCGCTCAATGCTACCGGGATCTGTGGGAAGAGATCAAAGAAGGTGTGCTGTAACCCTTTACAGCACTGCATTTCAGCCTACCGTAAAATTACCAAAGGGCCATTAAGTACTAACCCCCAATTTTGTCAGAAACAACTGTAAACTGTTGTTTAAGTCAATTTCTGTATCTACATTTGAATTGTCCAATTCTTTTGAAAAAACTAAATCCAATAGTCATGAAAAAACCATTGCGTTTCTTCTCGTTCGTATTTTTCCTTTTTGCAATTTATTTAAACGTGTTCTACAAAGAAGATTCTTTCCTTGCAAGAGTTGTTGCAGGTAAGTCTGAAATGTCTAAGCAACAAACAGCACAACAGCCAAAAGAAGCCAAACCACTTGAAAGTGAAATGGCTGAGAACACAGGCAAATAACATTATCAATTTTTTTGTCAAGCAGGTCAATAATCGGCAATCCGTACCCTACCTTTTTTTAGCTGCCGGTGTTGAATTTTCTCATAATGTAAGTTTTGCGGAGGTGGTTTCTACCACCTCCTGTTTTTGTTTATAAATTTTTACCACTTCTTAGTTGTACAGGCTATCTATGCAACTTATCTTAGCGGAATGGCTAATGATAAAAAAGTGTTCCTGCTCGATGCGCTTGCACTCATCTTCCGTGCATATTATGCACTTATACGCAGCCCGAGGATTACATCCAAAGGACGAAATACAAATGCACAGTTTGGTTTTACCAACGCATTGATTGAACTCATCAATAAACAGAAGCCGTCGCATATGGCTGTTTGTTTTGATACACAGGCTCCTACTGAACGTCACACTGATTTTGCGGATTATAAAGCGAACCGCCAGGATGCTCCCGAAGATTTACTAGAAGCGTTGCCCGATATTAAGCGGATCATCAAAGGATTCAACATACCGGTCATTGAAAAAGACGGGTTTGAGGCCGATGATATTATCGGAACACTCAGCAGGAAGGCAGAAGCTGCCGGTTATGAAGTGTTCATGGTTACGCCCGATAAAGATTATGGACAGTTGGTAACTGAAAAAGTAAAAATTTATAAGCCTGCTTACCAGGGTGGTGATGTAGAAATTATGGGTCCGGCTGAAGTGTGTGCCAAATGGAATATCAAAGATGTGAGCCAGGTCATAGATATTTTAGGAATGATGGGTGATGCAGTGGATAATATTCCCGGCATTCCCGGTGTGGGTGAAAAAACGGCGGCTAAATTATTAGCCGAATATGGCACACTGGAAAATGTACTGGAGAATGCAGATAAGATTAAAGGTGCAATGGGTGAAAAAGTGAAGAATGGAAAAGACCTGGCGATCATGAGTAAAAAACTCGCAACAATTATTATGGATGTTCCGGTTGAATTTCATGAGGAAGATTTCAGATTGAAAGACTGGAATAAAGAAGTGCTGAAAGAAGTGTTTACTGAGCTTGAATTTAAAACCATAGGTAAGAGGATTTTGGGCGATGACTTTAATACATTCAATACAGCACCTGTTGGCGTTCAAAAAGATCTGTTCGGGAATGTGGTTGATACAGCTATGGGTGAGGTAAGAAAAGATAAGAAAGCTACTGCCAAAACAAAGAAAACGGAACAGGAAATTGATTTCAGCAGCAACCCTGCTGATGAAACGGGTGAAGCTGCCGAAGAAACTGCTGTTGCAGAAGAACATTATGGCGGCGCATCAAAAAACATCAGCAACACTCCGCATGAATATATTGCTGTAACAACAGAAGCAGATATTAAAAAGCTGGTTGAGGAGTTATCCAAACAAAAAGAAATTTGTTTCGACAGTGAAACAACTGGATTGGATGCAAATGATTGTGAACTGGTAGGATTGAGTTTTTCTTACAAAGCCGGTAAAGCCTGGTATATTCCCTGTCCTGCCGATCAAACAGAAACAAAGAAAATATTGAATCTCTTCAAACCATTATTTGATGATGAATCAAAAATATGGATCGGACAAAATACCAAGTATGATCTGCTGGTGCTGAAGTGGTATAATGTAGAGTTGAAAGGAAATTTATTTGATACCATGCTTGCTCATTATGTGGTAGAACCGGATGGCAAACGCAGCATGGATATTTTAAGTGAACAGTTTCTCAGTTATGAACCGGTGCATATTGAAGAACTGATTGGGAAGAAAGGGAAAGGGCAGGTTCAGGGAACAATGCGTGATGTGGAACTGGAGAAGATCACAGAATATGCAGCTGAAGATGCAGATATTACTTTGCAGCTGAAGGAAGCGCTCTTCCCGATGCTGAAAGAAAAAGAAGTGGAGAGGGTTTTTTATGAAGTGGAGAATCCGTTGGTGAAAGTGTTGATGAATATGGAGTATGAAGGAATCAGGGTTGATGTTGACTTCCTGAATGTATATTCCAAACAACTGGAGAAGGATGCTAAAGAAGCAGAAGAAAAAGTATACAGTTCGTCAGGTTTAAAGTTCAATCTTGCTTCACCAAAACAGTTAGGAGAAGTATTATTCGATCATTTGAAGCTTGATCCCAAAGCAAAGAAAACAAAAACAGGACAGTATGCAACAGGTGAAGATGTGTTGCTGAAGCTGGCACATACAAGCCCGATTGTAGAAGATATCTTAACCTTCCGTGAACTTACAAAATTGAAATCAACTTATGTTGATTCATTGCCGTTGCTGATTAACCGTAAAACAGGAAGGGTACATACAACTTACGGACAAGCCGTTGCTGTAACAGGACGTTTGGCAAGTAACAATCCCAACCTCCAAAACATTCCTGTACGCACTGAGCGTGGAAGAGAAATTCGCAAAGCATTTATTCCGAGAGATGAAAAGCATGTGCTGGTAAGTGCGGATTATTCACAAATTGAATTGCGTATTGTTGCTGCCATCAGTGGTGATCCTGCCATGTGTGAAGCATTCATCCAGGGAAAAGACATTCATACAGCAACAGCAGCGAAAGTGTATAAGATTGATGAGAAAGATGTAACCAAAGAAATGCGTTACAAAGCAAAGAGTGTAAACTTTGGAATTATATATGGGCAAGGTGCATTTGGTTTGGCGGATAATTTAGGCATCAGCAGAACAGAAGCAAAAGAAATCATTGATAATTATAAACGTGAATTCTCCGGCATCCAGAAATACATGGATGATACCATCAACTTTGCCAGAGAGAATGGGTATGTGGAAACACTGATGGGTCGTAAGCGCTGGTTAAGAGATATCAACTCATCCAATTTTACGGTTCGTGGTTTTGCTGAACGAAATGCAATCAACTCACCCATACAGGGAACGGCAGCTGATATGATTAAACTGGCGATGATTAAAACACATGCCGCATTGCAAAACAGTAAATTCAAAAGTAAAATGATATTGCAGGTGCATGATGAATTAGTATTTGATGTACTGAAAGATGAGGTTGATGATATTAAACAACTGCTTCTTGAGTGTATGCAAACGGCAATGCCATTAAAACATGGAGTGCCGGTCATTGCTGAAGCGGGAACAGGTACCAACTGGTTAGAAGCACATTAATAAGTAATAAGGCTTCTGTTAATGAATTGCAGTTACCAAAACCTAATGGCTGTAAGTATTTCTGCATAAATAAAATTAATTACTGATTTCGATTCCGCTGCTTTATGATACCGGTCATTTAGCAGCTGTTCATTCATTTTCATTTATCATCCTACCTTTGCCGCCTATGCAACCCACACTTATTTATTGTTATGATGCTTATTGCGGTTGGTGTTATGGGTTTAGTCCCGTGATTAAAAAAATAGCGGACGTATACAAAGAAAAACTGCATGCAGAAGTATTAAGTGGCGGCATGGTACTGCCTGAACACCCTGTTCACATCAGTGCAACTGCCGGGTATATTAAAGAAGCCTATCACACAGTAGAGGAATATTCGGGAATAAAATTCGGTGAAGATTATTTGTGGCATATCAACAATCCTGATAAGAGTGACTGGTTCCCCTCATCAGAAAAACCAGCTATTGCATTAAGCATTTTTAAAGAAATCTACCCCGAACGACAGATGGAGTTTACTGCTGATTTGCAATACAGCCTGCATTATGAAGGAAGGGATTTAACAGATGATGAAGCGTACCGTCATTTGCTGAAGAAATATGAAATCAATGCAGATGATTTTTACAGCAAACTGAAATCAGAAGAATACAAAGAGAAGGCGTATTACGAATTCCAGTTGTGCAAGCAATTACAGGTAACAGGTTTTCCACAGGTACTGATACAGATAACAGAAACAAAATTCCATTTGCTTGCAAGAGGATATACTGATTACGACACACTGGCAAAACGGATAGAACTGGTATTAACAGAAGTAGAAAATAATTTATTCAATTAATTCAATATTCAAATGATTCTTACAATTACTCTTAACCCATGTATCGATAAAAGTTCTACAGTAGAAAAAATAAAACCCGAAAGCAAGCTGCGTTGCAGTGAAATAGTAGATGAACCGGGCGGTGGCGGTATTAATGTAAGTAAAGCGTTAAAGAAATTAGACACGACATCTGTTGCTTTATTTCCGTCAGGGGGAAATAATGGAAATATGCTTTGTTCTTTGCTGGATGAAGAAAATATTGTTTTCCATGCAGTTGATTCAAAAGTTGAAACAAGAGAAAACTGGATTGTACTGGAAGAGTCAACTGTTAATCAATACAGGTTTACTTTTCCCGGTCGGCAGGTACAGGAAGCAACCATCATAACTCTCATTGATCAGATCAGAAGCTTTTCTCCATCTTTTGTTATTGCCAGTGGCAGTTTGCCCCCGGGCTTACCAGATTATTTTTACGGACTGGTTGTAAAGAATGCAAAATCAGTTGGAGCAAAATGTATTGTTGATACAAGTGGCCCTGCATTGCAGGCATTGCAGGGAAAAGGAGCATATCTCATCAAACCGAATATTGGTGAGTTATGTAAAATGCTGAATGTAGATTGGCTTGATAAAGATGAAGTGGCTGATGCAGCGCACCAGGCGATTATGGATGGTTATGCAGAAATGATTGCAGTAAGTATGGGGCCTGAAGGTGCATGGATTGTAAGTGAGGAAGAACGTTATTTTGCAACTGCACCAAAAGTTGAGAAGAGAAGTACAGTAGGCGCAGGTGACAGTATGGTGGCAGGTATGACTTTTATGCTGGAACAAAACCGTTCATTAAAAGAAGTGATCTCATTTGGTGTTGCCTGCGGAAGTGCAGCTACTATGAATGAAGGAACACAGTTATTTAACAAAGAGGATGCTGAAAGATTATACAGCATTATTTCACAACAATAATACATTCAAAAGAAGCAGTATATTGTAATAAAAGAAGGCCGGAAATTTTTCCGGCCTTCTTATTATTTAAAATCCTCCTTTCCACTCAGGCAATCGGCCCGGTGTATAAGGAGCTCCATTTCTTTCAAGCATGTCTTCAAGTTTTTTTACTTCTTCAGCAATTGCTTTCAATTCATTGTAAACAGGGGTGAATTGCTTAGCAGCAACCTGGTAAGAATTCAGTTGAGTTTGTGTTGGTGCTGCTGTTGTGTTCCATAAAGAACCAATTACATAACCTATGCGTCCACCAATAGATGGAGTAGTTTCAAACTCTCTTCTTGCCAATGTTCCATCGCCATTCAACTGACGGTTAACAGCGTTTAATCTTTTTTCAACCTGCAAAATTGCTTTTGAAATATCAAGTGATTGCTTTGGCGTTTCAATCACTGCCTGTTTCATAAAGCGGAGTTTGTTCACCAGTTCGCCACGGTATTGATCCGCTGCTGCAGTAACACGGCTCAGCTCTGCAATTTTTTTACAGAAATCATCGAGCGCTTTTTTATCTGTTGCAGGAAGCGTAGCTGTATTTAATGCAACGGCTTTGAATGGTTGTGGTGCAATAATTTCTGTATATGCTCCGTCTTCAAATTTGCTGAGCGATACTTGATATGTTCCGGGCAAGGCAAAATATCCCTGGTCGGGAGAACTGAATGCAAATGATTCATCAAACGGAGTAAGATCAATTGGACCAAAAGGAGAAGTACGGAAATCCCACACAATCCTGTTCACACCTTTTTTAACCGGTGCTTTTATGCGGCGGACAACAGTTCCACTTTCATCTGTAACGGTAAACAATAAATGGGGTGCAGGCTGTTCATCT carries:
- a CDS encoding ParA family protein; this translates as MFTFALFNLKGGVGKTASCVNFAYLAAKDGYKTLLWDIDPQGATSFYYKVKPKQKVAMLDLVGKDATLIENIMSTEYENLDIIPADVTAKAHDVMIGEMQGSKKRLATIIKQLKNEYDFIFIDCPPGLSSLAENIFNASDIVLMPIIPTTLSVRTYHMVKDFFKEKSIDIKKMTCFFTMTDLRRNMHNEVMEELYKDKRFFSSYIPYLSDVEKMGVHKAPLEEFARSSYAAQCYRDLWEEIKEGVL
- the polA gene encoding DNA polymerase I, coding for MANDKKVFLLDALALIFRAYYALIRSPRITSKGRNTNAQFGFTNALIELINKQKPSHMAVCFDTQAPTERHTDFADYKANRQDAPEDLLEALPDIKRIIKGFNIPVIEKDGFEADDIIGTLSRKAEAAGYEVFMVTPDKDYGQLVTEKVKIYKPAYQGGDVEIMGPAEVCAKWNIKDVSQVIDILGMMGDAVDNIPGIPGVGEKTAAKLLAEYGTLENVLENADKIKGAMGEKVKNGKDLAIMSKKLATIIMDVPVEFHEEDFRLKDWNKEVLKEVFTELEFKTIGKRILGDDFNTFNTAPVGVQKDLFGNVVDTAMGEVRKDKKATAKTKKTEQEIDFSSNPADETGEAAEETAVAEEHYGGASKNISNTPHEYIAVTTEADIKKLVEELSKQKEICFDSETTGLDANDCELVGLSFSYKAGKAWYIPCPADQTETKKILNLFKPLFDDESKIWIGQNTKYDLLVLKWYNVELKGNLFDTMLAHYVVEPDGKRSMDILSEQFLSYEPVHIEELIGKKGKGQVQGTMRDVELEKITEYAAEDADITLQLKEALFPMLKEKEVERVFYEVENPLVKVLMNMEYEGIRVDVDFLNVYSKQLEKDAKEAEEKVYSSSGLKFNLASPKQLGEVLFDHLKLDPKAKKTKTGQYATGEDVLLKLAHTSPIVEDILTFRELTKLKSTYVDSLPLLINRKTGRVHTTYGQAVAVTGRLASNNPNLQNIPVRTERGREIRKAFIPRDEKHVLVSADYSQIELRIVAAISGDPAMCEAFIQGKDIHTATAAKVYKIDEKDVTKEMRYKAKSVNFGIIYGQGAFGLADNLGISRTEAKEIIDNYKREFSGIQKYMDDTINFARENGYVETLMGRKRWLRDINSSNFTVRGFAERNAINSPIQGTAADMIKLAMIKTHAALQNSKFKSKMILQVHDELVFDVLKDEVDDIKQLLLECMQTAMPLKHGVPVIAEAGTGTNWLEAH
- a CDS encoding DsbA family protein, with product MQPTLIYCYDAYCGWCYGFSPVIKKIADVYKEKLHAEVLSGGMVLPEHPVHISATAGYIKEAYHTVEEYSGIKFGEDYLWHINNPDKSDWFPSSEKPAIALSIFKEIYPERQMEFTADLQYSLHYEGRDLTDDEAYRHLLKKYEINADDFYSKLKSEEYKEKAYYEFQLCKQLQVTGFPQVLIQITETKFHLLARGYTDYDTLAKRIELVLTEVENNLFN
- a CDS encoding 1-phosphofructokinase family hexose kinase; translated protein: MILTITLNPCIDKSSTVEKIKPESKLRCSEIVDEPGGGGINVSKALKKLDTTSVALFPSGGNNGNMLCSLLDEENIVFHAVDSKVETRENWIVLEESTVNQYRFTFPGRQVQEATIITLIDQIRSFSPSFVIASGSLPPGLPDYFYGLVVKNAKSVGAKCIVDTSGPALQALQGKGAYLIKPNIGELCKMLNVDWLDKDEVADAAHQAIMDGYAEMIAVSMGPEGAWIVSEEERYFATAPKVEKRSTVGAGDSMVAGMTFMLEQNRSLKEVISFGVACGSAATMNEGTQLFNKEDAERLYSIISQQ